The Panthera leo isolate Ple1 chromosome C2, P.leo_Ple1_pat1.1, whole genome shotgun sequence genome window below encodes:
- the CAMK2N2 gene encoding calcium/calmodulin-dependent protein kinase II inhibitor 2, with amino-acid sequence MSEILPYSEDKMGRFAADPEGSDLSFSCRLQDTNSFFAGNQAKRPPKLGQIGRAKRVVIEDDRIDDVLKGMGEKPPSGV; translated from the exons aTGTCCGAGATCCTGCCCTACAGTGAGGACAAGATGGGCCGCTTCGCCGCCGACCCCGAGGGCTCCGACCTCTCGTTCAGCTGCCGCCTGCAGGACACCAACTCCTTCTTCGCGGGCAATCAAGCCAAGCGACCCCCCAAGCTGGGCCAAATCGGCCGAGCCAAGAGAG TGGTGATCGAGGATGACCGGATAGACGACGTGCTgaaggggatgggggagaagCCGCCGTCCGGAGTGTAG
- the LOC122198342 gene encoding EEF1A lysine methyltransferase 4 isoform X1, whose protein sequence is MASPGAPAPPPEIPEQNCWYREVQYWDQRYRNAADSAPYEWFGDFSSFRALLEPELRPEDRILVLGCGNSALSYELFLGGFPDVTSVDYSSVVVAAMRVRYAHVPNLRWETMDVRALDFPSGSFDVVLEKGTLDALLAGERDPWTVSSEGVHTVDQVLSEVSRVLVPGGRFISLTSAAPHFRIRHYAQAQYGWSLKHATYGSGFHFHLYLMQKGKELTVAQLALGTEILSPARPPTSPCFLQDSDHEDFLSAIHL, encoded by the exons ATGGCCTCTCCAGGGGCCCCAGCACCCCCGCCCGAGATACCAGAGCAGAACTGCTGGTACCGTGAGGTCCAGTACTGGGACCAGCGCTACCGGAATGCGGCTGACTCTGCCCCTTACGAGTGGTTCGGGGACTTCTCCTCCTTCCGTGCACTCCTAGAGCCGGAGCTGCGGCCCGAAGACCGTATCCTCGTGCTAG GCTGTGGGAACAGTGCCCTGAGCTATGAGCTGTTTCTTGGAGGCTTCCCTGATGTGACCAGTGTGGACTACTCATCAGTGGTGGTGGCTGCTATGCGGGTTCGCTATGCCCATGTGCCCAACCTGCGCTGGGAGACCATGGATGTGCGGGCCTTGGACTTCCCCAGTGGCTCCTTCGATGTGGTGCTTGAGAAGGGCACACTGGATGCCCTGTTAGCTGGAGAACGAGATCCCTGGACTGTGTCTTCTGAAGGTGTCCACACTGTGGACCAGGTGCTGAGTGAG GTGAGCCGGGTGTTGGTCCCTGGAGGCCGATTCATCTCATTGACCTCAGCTGCGCCCCACTTTCGGATCAGACACTATGCCCAAGCCCAATATGGCTGGTCCCTGAAGCATGCAACCTATGGCAGTGGCTTCCACTTCCATCTTTACCTCATGCAGAAGGGTAAAGAACTCACTGTAGCCCAACTTGCCCTTGGGACTGAGATCCTCTCACCCGCTAGACCTCCCACCTCACCCTGCTTCCTCCAGGACTCGGATCACGAGGACTTCCTCAGTGCCATTCACCTGTGA
- the ALG3 gene encoding dol-P-Man:Man(5)GlcNAc(2)-PP-Dol alpha-1,3-mannosyltransferase isoform X1: protein MAAGLGKRGRGGPLARMAGSCGQWLRRAWQERRLLLLEPRYTLLVAACLCLAEVGITFWVIHRVAYTEIDWKAYMAQVEGVINGTYDYTQLQGDTGPLVYPAGFVYIFMGLYYATGRGTDIRMAQHIFAVLYLATLLLVFLIYHQTCKVPPFVFFFMCCASYRVHSIFVLRLFNDPVAMALLFLSINLLLAQRWGWGCCCFSLAVSVKMNVLLFAPGLLFLLLMQFGFRGALPKLGICAVLQVVLGLPFLLENPIGYLSRSFDLGRQFLFRWTVNWRFLPEALFLHRAFHLALLAAHLTLLLLFALCKWHRTGESILSLLKDPSKRKVPPQPLTPNQIISTLFTSNFIGICFSRSLHYQFYVWYFHTLPYLLWATPARWLTHLLRLLVLGLIELSWNTYPSTSCSSAALHICHAVILLQLWLGPQPFPRSIQHSKKAH, encoded by the exons ATGGCGGCGGGCCTAGGGAAACGCGGCCGGGGAGGTCCCTTAGCTCGAATGGCGGGATCCTGCGGACAATGGCTGCGGCGCGCCTGGCAAGAGCGGCGCCTGCTGCTGCTGGAGCCGCGCTACACGCTGCTGGTGGCCGCCTGCCTCTGCCTGGCGGAGGTGGGCATCACCTTCTGGGTCATTCACAGGGTGGCAT ATACAGAGATTGACTGGAAGGCCTACATGGCCCAGGTGGAGGGCGTCATCAATGGCACCTATGACTATACCCAACTGCAGGGTGACACTGGACCTCTTGT GTACCCAGCTGGCTTTGTGTACATCTTTATGGGGCTGTATTACGCCACTGGCAGGGGCACTGACATCCGCATGGCCCAGCACATCTTTGCTGTGCTCTACCTGGCCACCTTGCTGCTTGTCTTCTTGATCTACCACCAGACCTGCAAG GTACCTCCCTTCGTCTTTTTCTTCATGTGCTGTGCCTCTTACCGTGTCCACTCCATCTTTGTGCTGCGGCTCTTCAATGACCCAGTGGCCATGGCGCTGCTCTTCCTCAGTATCAACCTCTTGCTGGCCCagcgctggggctggggctgctgctgTTTCAG CCTGGCAGTCTCTGTGAAGATGAACGTGCTACTCTTCGCCCCTGGGTTACTATTTCTTCTCCTCATGCAATTTGGCTTCCGTGGAGCCCTCCCCAAGCTGGGCATCTGTGCTGTCCTTCAG GTTGTGCTGGGCCTGCCCTTCCTTCTGGAGAACCCCATTGGCTACCTGTCCCGCTCCTTTGACCTTGGCCGCCAGTTTCTCTTCCGCTGGACAGTAAACTGGCGCTTCCTGCCTGAGGCCCTCTTCTTGCATCGTGCCTTCCACCTGGCATTGTTGGCCGCCCACCTCACCCTGCTCTTGCTCTTTGCCCTTTGCAAGTGGCACAG GACGGGGGAAAGTATCCTGTCGCTGTTGAAGGATCCCTCCAAAAGGAAGGTTCCACCACAGCCCCTCACACCCAATC AGATCATCTCTACCCTCTTCACCTCCAACTTCATTGGCATCTGCTTCAGCCGCTCCCTCCACTACCAGTTTTACGTCTGGTATTTCCACACACTGCCCTACCTCCTATGGGCCACGCCTGCACGCTGGCTTACACATCTGCTCAG gtTGCTGGTGCTGGGCCTCATTGAGCTCTCCTGGAACACATACCCCTCCACATCCTGCAGCTCTGCCGCCCTGCACATATGCCATGCTGTCATCCTGCTGCAGCTCTGGCTGGGCCCCCAGCCATTCCCCAGGAGCATCCAGCACAGCAAGAAAGCCCACTGA
- the ALG3 gene encoding dol-P-Man:Man(5)GlcNAc(2)-PP-Dol alpha-1,3-mannosyltransferase isoform X2, translating to MAAGLGKRGRGGPLARMAGSCGQWLRRAWQERRLLLLEPRYTLLVAACLCLAEVGITFWVIHRVAYTEIDWKAYMAQVEGVINGTYDYTQLQGDTGPLVYPAGFVYIFMGLYYATGRGTDIRMAQHIFAVLYLATLLLVFLIYHQTCKVPPFVFFFMCCASYRVHSIFVLRLFNDPVAMALLFLSINLLLAQRWGWGCCCFSLAVSVKMNVLLFAPGLLFLLLMQFGFRGALPKLGICAVLQVVLGLPFLLENPIGYLSRSFDLGRQFLFRWTVNWRFLPEALFLHRAFHLALLAAHLTLLLLFALCKWHRSSLPSSPPTSLASASAAPSTTSFTSGISTHCPTSYGPRLHAGLHICSGCWCWASLSSPGTHTPPHPAALPPCTYAMLSSCCSSGWAPSHSPGASSTARKPTEIHFPSPPVHS from the exons ATGGCGGCGGGCCTAGGGAAACGCGGCCGGGGAGGTCCCTTAGCTCGAATGGCGGGATCCTGCGGACAATGGCTGCGGCGCGCCTGGCAAGAGCGGCGCCTGCTGCTGCTGGAGCCGCGCTACACGCTGCTGGTGGCCGCCTGCCTCTGCCTGGCGGAGGTGGGCATCACCTTCTGGGTCATTCACAGGGTGGCAT ATACAGAGATTGACTGGAAGGCCTACATGGCCCAGGTGGAGGGCGTCATCAATGGCACCTATGACTATACCCAACTGCAGGGTGACACTGGACCTCTTGT GTACCCAGCTGGCTTTGTGTACATCTTTATGGGGCTGTATTACGCCACTGGCAGGGGCACTGACATCCGCATGGCCCAGCACATCTTTGCTGTGCTCTACCTGGCCACCTTGCTGCTTGTCTTCTTGATCTACCACCAGACCTGCAAG GTACCTCCCTTCGTCTTTTTCTTCATGTGCTGTGCCTCTTACCGTGTCCACTCCATCTTTGTGCTGCGGCTCTTCAATGACCCAGTGGCCATGGCGCTGCTCTTCCTCAGTATCAACCTCTTGCTGGCCCagcgctggggctggggctgctgctgTTTCAG CCTGGCAGTCTCTGTGAAGATGAACGTGCTACTCTTCGCCCCTGGGTTACTATTTCTTCTCCTCATGCAATTTGGCTTCCGTGGAGCCCTCCCCAAGCTGGGCATCTGTGCTGTCCTTCAG GTTGTGCTGGGCCTGCCCTTCCTTCTGGAGAACCCCATTGGCTACCTGTCCCGCTCCTTTGACCTTGGCCGCCAGTTTCTCTTCCGCTGGACAGTAAACTGGCGCTTCCTGCCTGAGGCCCTCTTCTTGCATCGTGCCTTCCACCTGGCATTGTTGGCCGCCCACCTCACCCTGCTCTTGCTCTTTGCCCTTTGCAAGTGGCACAG ATCATCTCTACCCTCTTCACCTCCAACTTCATTGGCATCTGCTTCAGCCGCTCCCTCCACTACCAGTTTTACGTCTGGTATTTCCACACACTGCCCTACCTCCTATGGGCCACGCCTGCACGCTGGCTTACACATCTGCTCAG gtTGCTGGTGCTGGGCCTCATTGAGCTCTCCTGGAACACATACCCCTCCACATCCTGCAGCTCTGCCGCCCTGCACATATGCCATGCTGTCATCCTGCTGCAGCTCTGGCTGGGCCCCCAGCCATTCCCCAGGAGCATCCAGCACAGCAAGAAAGCCCACTGAGAtccacttcccttcccctccagtcCACTCTTAG
- the ALG3 gene encoding dol-P-Man:Man(5)GlcNAc(2)-PP-Dol alpha-1,3-mannosyltransferase isoform X3, whose protein sequence is MAAARLARAAPAAAGAALHAAGGRLPLPGGDTEIDWKAYMAQVEGVINGTYDYTQLQGDTGPLVYPAGFVYIFMGLYYATGRGTDIRMAQHIFAVLYLATLLLVFLIYHQTCKVPPFVFFFMCCASYRVHSIFVLRLFNDPVAMALLFLSINLLLAQRWGWGCCCFSLAVSVKMNVLLFAPGLLFLLLMQFGFRGALPKLGICAVLQVVLGLPFLLENPIGYLSRSFDLGRQFLFRWTVNWRFLPEALFLHRAFHLALLAAHLTLLLLFALCKWHRTGESILSLLKDPSKRKVPPQPLTPNQIISTLFTSNFIGICFSRSLHYQFYVWYFHTLPYLLWATPARWLTHLLRLLVLGLIELSWNTYPSTSCSSAALHICHAVILLQLWLGPQPFPRSIQHSKKAH, encoded by the exons ATGGCTGCGGCGCGCCTGGCAAGAGCGGCGCCTGCTGCTGCTGGAGCCGCGCTACACGCTGCTGGTGGCCGCCTGCCTCTGCCTGGCGGAG ATACAGAGATTGACTGGAAGGCCTACATGGCCCAGGTGGAGGGCGTCATCAATGGCACCTATGACTATACCCAACTGCAGGGTGACACTGGACCTCTTGT GTACCCAGCTGGCTTTGTGTACATCTTTATGGGGCTGTATTACGCCACTGGCAGGGGCACTGACATCCGCATGGCCCAGCACATCTTTGCTGTGCTCTACCTGGCCACCTTGCTGCTTGTCTTCTTGATCTACCACCAGACCTGCAAG GTACCTCCCTTCGTCTTTTTCTTCATGTGCTGTGCCTCTTACCGTGTCCACTCCATCTTTGTGCTGCGGCTCTTCAATGACCCAGTGGCCATGGCGCTGCTCTTCCTCAGTATCAACCTCTTGCTGGCCCagcgctggggctggggctgctgctgTTTCAG CCTGGCAGTCTCTGTGAAGATGAACGTGCTACTCTTCGCCCCTGGGTTACTATTTCTTCTCCTCATGCAATTTGGCTTCCGTGGAGCCCTCCCCAAGCTGGGCATCTGTGCTGTCCTTCAG GTTGTGCTGGGCCTGCCCTTCCTTCTGGAGAACCCCATTGGCTACCTGTCCCGCTCCTTTGACCTTGGCCGCCAGTTTCTCTTCCGCTGGACAGTAAACTGGCGCTTCCTGCCTGAGGCCCTCTTCTTGCATCGTGCCTTCCACCTGGCATTGTTGGCCGCCCACCTCACCCTGCTCTTGCTCTTTGCCCTTTGCAAGTGGCACAG GACGGGGGAAAGTATCCTGTCGCTGTTGAAGGATCCCTCCAAAAGGAAGGTTCCACCACAGCCCCTCACACCCAATC AGATCATCTCTACCCTCTTCACCTCCAACTTCATTGGCATCTGCTTCAGCCGCTCCCTCCACTACCAGTTTTACGTCTGGTATTTCCACACACTGCCCTACCTCCTATGGGCCACGCCTGCACGCTGGCTTACACATCTGCTCAG gtTGCTGGTGCTGGGCCTCATTGAGCTCTCCTGGAACACATACCCCTCCACATCCTGCAGCTCTGCCGCCCTGCACATATGCCATGCTGTCATCCTGCTGCAGCTCTGGCTGGGCCCCCAGCCATTCCCCAGGAGCATCCAGCACAGCAAGAAAGCCCACTGA